Part of the Oncorhynchus masou masou isolate Uvic2021 chromosome 18, UVic_Omas_1.1, whole genome shotgun sequence genome, cctccaaaaaaaaaaacattatcttATGATGAATGTGTTTTTTTAATACACAGTTTGAGACCATGACATAGGATTATGTCCTTGCCCAGGGATTAAAAGTGGTATCTGGTGGGGAGAGGAAATGTCAACAAAATGGATTGCTTTTCTATGTTCGTTTTTAATGGATTATCTCCTGTCTACGTCCATTCTGTTTTCTCTATCTTTGTACATTATGTATTGTACAGTCCAACTGTAAACCATCTTCCTAGACTTCATCTTGAAGCCAGCAGCAGAGCGATAGTGGTGGTCCACACCCATGTCACTCCCGCCCAGTCGGAAGCCCTCTGCAGGTCAGCGCAGGTACTGCTGCTGCCTTCTCTCGCTATTATTTTTTTGCTGTGTGATGATCCCAAGTGATGATGTATGAAAATGTTAGGGTAATATAGTACCACATGTATAGTGAGTGAGTTTTTGAAGCAATCCATTGATTTTGTTTGTTTTCTTAATGTTTTTGACTGAAGATAAGAGTCTCATCAATGTGTAACATTAACGTAGCCTCTCTGTTACAGGCGGTCAGTGGCTACTAGCAGTGGGCGCCATTCCCATAGCAATGCCTCCAATACCAACACTTACCCCACCAACACTTATCCTGGCAGGGCTAGTGAGGGTAGTCCTACAGCCCGGACATACCCTGGCACACCCAGGTAAGACACAGCATCTGTACATCATATGCAAGACACAAGCAAACACAGATTTGTTTTAGGAATTGTTTTTTTTAAGGTTGAGCCCAAAATATCATGCAATAAAAATGATTCAGAAGAATACCAAGCAAATGTTTTCAGAAAAAGGTGTAGCATCTGCCTTGCAATAAAAGGGGGGAAAGCATTTCATGTAGTTTTGAGATtcataatttattttaaaaaccGAAAGACCCCACTGATATCTTCTAGCCTCTTCCTCAGCCTCTGTTATGATGGCAATTTTTATCTGATGATTGATCTCTGACGCATAACTGGTAATCACTATACACTCTCCTTCACACCCCTATGCAAACCTAGGTGTCAGACGAAGCACACCACCTGCAGTGATAACCATGGGATCCGTCCCCCCACACCAGAGCAGTACCTCACACCCCTGCAGCAGAAGGAGGTGTGTATCAGACACCTGCGAGCCAGGCTAAGGGAGAATGTTGAGATACTGCAGCACAGGTGAGTCCGGAGGGATGCGTTGTGACAAGCAGAATGTTCCTGATCAATGTGATACTTCAGATCTAATGGCCAATAGAAGTGTCTCATTCACAACCCAGCTCTTGGGTTGCATTTAACCACACTATGACTCCAAAAATAGCAACATCAATAATGGTCTTCCATTTCACTACAGAAACTGGGATTGTATCTCAGACTTCTCATGCCTCTCAAGGCAAACCACACATTGATTACTTTTCCTTGGGAAGCCCTCATATCCtcaaacccctccccctctctccttctctctctcagggacaATGAGATAACTGAGATGAGGACCCAGCTGTGTCGGATGCAAGAGGACTGGATAGAGGAGGAGTGTCATCGTGTGGAGGCCCAGCTTGCTCTAAAGGAGGCGCGCAGGGAGATCCAGCACCTACATGAGGTTGTGGAGACAGTACGATCAAATCTCGGCACCCCAGAAAAATCCCCCCACAACCAAAAGCCATACCTTTCACCGCAGGGACCCAGACCAGTCAAGTCCCGCTCCTGTGGTTGCTCCCCAGCCAGCACCCTGAACCGCAGCACCACTTACACACGGCTGAGCAGTGAGGGCCTGCATCTGGACCGCAACGGAAACGTCCCAGGGCCTGACCTGCGTGCAGCGGCACGAGCAGAAGGGGGACGGACCCACCTGCTCCTGGAAGCAGCCCTTCTGTCAGAACAAAACCCAGTCGTCTCCGCCCGTGGCCCCTTCTCCTCCACCATGCCACACTCCTCCACCTACGAGAGACTGTACAGCGGGGGGGCTGTCCTGCCCGTCTCCCACTCCTGCCATTCCCTAGGTAACAGCTGCAGGTGCAGCGGACACACCTGCCTCCCGCATCACCACCTCTTCCTGCACCTCCCTCAGGAGGAGCCCCCGGCTGCAATGGCAGCGGCTGTTGCTGCCCCCATGACAGATGTGAAACCAGAGGTCCGATCCCAGGCCTGCAGCCCCACCATGACCTGGGCctcagaggaaggagggggagaagagctAAGCATCATCTCCCTGGCAACAACCGACATCACCCCAGCCTTCTCTGAACAACAACCGTTTCCTCCCTTcttgtcttcctcccctcctccccagttCTCCTACAACCTAGAACCGCTGCCTCCAGATGGCCCAGTGGAGATGACAATAATGCCAACAGTGGCCCAAACCTGCCAGCCCAAGCCTGTGTCATTGTATTCACTAGAGAGGCAAGGGAGCGTGACAGTGATGGAGAAGGAGGAGGCTGTTGAAGTTGAAGGTGAAATTGTTGtggaaggggaagagggggaggagggggctcCCCAGCGGAACTTCTGGAGCCGATACTTCCTGGTGGACCTGTTGGCGGTGGCCATGCCGGTAGTGCCGACAGTGGCCTGGCTGTGCCATGGGGCCCCTCGGGAGGTCATGCCTGTCTACCACATTGGCTCTCTGCTACGGGGTTGCTGCGCTGTGGCCCTTCACTCTCTGCGACGCAGGGGATGTGGCCGGGGCCATGAACCCACAAGCATGAATGGGGCGACCGATATCTGACAACTTTACTCTTTAGCCCCCTGACTCCCCTCACAGTAACCATGCAACCCCAACCTCTTACGAGCCACAGCCACAAAGGCAATTATACCGACTTTGATTTGGACTTAAACTCCTATTGCTTTTTATTCTCCACCCACCACGTCTGATTTGGGGATGAACTTGAGATTTACATTATCCGATTGTATTGCAGTTGACCTTTGTGAATTTTGTTTATTGGTTACAGCAGACAGGAATTAGGCTAATTGTATAGTTCAAGCCTGTTTCTGTTAGATTTGTAATCATGCCTTGCTATCAAATAAAATCTAATGCAATAGTGATTTGATGGGGAATGCATGAGCCTGCTTAAATGGACTTTTTGACACGGGTCTACAGTGTCTCCCGTAACTGTACATTGCATGTAACCCTGAGAAATGTTCAGCCTTTTGCCATTACCTCACTTTAAACAGACTTGCTACATTTGAACCTTGAAGACTTTGATGTATGCTCCATGAATCTTCTAGTGTTGTCTTTGAAATTGGGGTGAATATGGTTCATCTTGTTAGAAACATCAGCAACATTTTATTTTCTAGAGCTAAGTGAATGAGGGATCTGAGTAGGAGTTCTAGTTGAATGTctttgaattattatttttttctcaaGAAAATAGAGGATAGAAAAATACACATTTGCACAACTACTGAGAGATAGATTCTCTATTACATTTCAGGGATCCAAAGTTTTTCTGGTTTCATTCATTTTTATTTATGGTCCAAGGATAAGATAAACATTCTGAATAAGACTGTCACTATCCATGCAAATGCTGAATGGCAGTGTAAGTCATAAAAAATGCCAGCTAGGTATTTATTGTTGTTAAGGCACATATACCATTTACTAAATTTCGCAATTTACAATATTAAGAATATGATCAATAGTTAGCCTAGATATTTGTTTTAAACATTGCACTTTTTCCCCACCTTTgggactatactgtactactaagTTTGTAGTGGCTTTGCATGTCATCAAAAATTAACCATGCCAGTCTTCTTTTGAGCCACATCGTGCCGCTAAAGCTACATTGACAACAATTATTCGAATTCAGTAGTCAATATCAATGAGAAAAAGCAATGATGGAATGTCTTTACTTGGGTTGATAAATTGCACAAAAAGCTGTAGAATGCAAAGTGTAAATAGCTCTGGATGTATTTCCTCTTCCCTTTGAAAATAAACTGAAAGTTGCCTTTGTCTGTGTGTCATCTATTGAAGTGTGCTCTGAGAGAATTAGACGCATTAGAGATGCCTGGGAATCAAtatgaaataaaaatacattagGGATGAGGAACAATTGTTTTCAACCAATGGGGTGAgagttgactgtgtgtttgggGACATTTAATCTTACAGATGCATAGCTTGCTGAACAAGTTCCTTCAAATCTGCTTTTAGCACTTCACTAATCCCCTGAAAACAATCTTATGCAACTTCACAAATCTTATGGTACAATTATGGAATAATGCTGTGAATGATATTTGGCCCAAAACAAAGGGTCTCTATTTTGCATTCCCTTGTGATTACTAATGGTGTTCAAATATGCCCTCAGCACTTCTCAGAACACTAGAAATAATTGGTATACAGTTGTCAGATACTGTGCAGCATTAAATCAATGATACAAGAAAAATTGGAGAAATCAGGCCGAACAAGGTCAAGCCTACTGGGGGATAAAGGGTGATAATTTTGTTGAAACATACCATAGAAAATTCACCCATTTTGTTGCTTGAGAGGACAACTACACCTGCCGGCATGCAAGTTCTGCACAACAATGACCATCTTTAATTCCACATGTAATATTTGGCCTTACCAACAGTATATGCCACACTTGTCTGTCTCCAGTGTTTAATTCAGAAAGTCAACATGACTGGGGAAAATATATATTAaccaaatacaaaaaaaaaaaaaatccacccAAAAACTAGTTAGATTTGTTAGTCCATTGTTGGTAGTCCCAAAAGATTTTGAATGTCAGCAATCATACCAGCAGTATttatgtattttgaaagttatatctctaaaacttgattgctgacttGGAAAACATTTTGGGTGGATCTCATTTCAGTAAACTTCTGCAATCCAATTACATTAATCCAATCCATTTGGGGAGTCATTTATTCATAGTTTTTTTCCTTGATTATCATGTCCACAATTACACATTTTCTGAAAAGCAAGGCCACTCAGAGCCACAAGAATGAGATCAAATTGAATATTTGTATAATGATACTTGATCCAAAATTGTGTCAGTACCTACCCCTGATGGCAGGTATGACTTACAAATTTCACAACAAAAAAGACCATAAAAACATACATAACAATAAAATGACATGACATCTGAAAGGTATGGCCTATGACTTGTTAGGGTGTTCTA contains:
- the LOC135504206 gene encoding syntaphilin-like, with product MSLPPSRKPSAGQRRRSVATSSGRHSHSNASNTNTYPTNTYPGRASEGSPTARTYPGTPRCQTKHTTCSDNHGIRPPTPEQYLTPLQQKEVCIRHLRARLRENVEILQHRDNEITEMRTQLCRMQEDWIEEECHRVEAQLALKEARREIQHLHEVVETVRSNLGTPEKSPHNQKPYLSPQGPRPVKSRSCGCSPASTLNRSTTYTRLSSEGLHLDRNGNVPGPDLRAAARAEGGRTHLLLEAALLSEQNPVVSARGPFSSTMPHSSTYERLYSGGAVLPVSHSCHSLGNSCRCSGHTCLPHHHLFLHLPQEEPPAAMAAAVAAPMTDVKPEVRSQACSPTMTWASEEGGGEELSIISLATTDITPAFSEQQPFPPFLSSSPPPQFSYNLEPLPPDGPVEMTIMPTVAQTCQPKPVSLYSLERQGSVTVMEKEEAVEVEGEIVVEGEEGEEGAPQRNFWSRYFLVDLLAVAMPVVPTVAWLCHGAPREVMPVYHIGSLLRGCCAVALHSLRRRGCGRGHEPTSMNGATDI